One part of the Arabidopsis thaliana chromosome 4, partial sequence genome encodes these proteins:
- the CYP82C3 gene encoding cytochrome P450, family 82, subfamily C, polypeptide 3 (''cytochrome P450, family 82, subfamily C, polypeptide 3'' (CYP82C3); FUNCTIONS IN: electron carrier activity, monooxygenase activity, iron ion binding, oxygen binding, heme binding; INVOLVED IN: oxidation reduction; LOCATED IN: endomembrane system; CONTAINS InterPro DOMAIN/s: Cytochrome P450 (InterPro:IPR001128), Cytochrome P450, E-class, group I (InterPro:IPR002401), Cytochrome P450, conserved site (InterPro:IPR017972); BEST Arabidopsis thaliana protein match is: cytochrome P450, family 82, subfamily C, polypeptide 4 (TAIR:AT4G31940.1); Has 32928 Blast hits to 32766 proteins in 1729 species: Archae - 58; Bacteria - 3784; Metazoa - 11595; Fungi - 6894; Plants - 9333; Viruses - 3; Other Eukaryotes - 1261 (source: NCBI BLink).): MDTSLFSLFVSILVFVFIALFKKSKKPKYVKAPAPSGAWPIIGHLHLLGGKEQLLYRTLGKMADHYGPAMSLRLGSSETFVGSSFEVAKDCFTVNDKALASLMTAAAKHMGYVFWLEMRKIAMIELLSNRRLQMLNNVRVSEISMGVKDLYSLWVKKGGSEPVMVDLKSWLEDMIANMIMRMVAGKRYFGGGGAESSEHTEEARQWRKGIAKFFHLVGIFTVSDAFPKLGWLDLQGHEKEMKQTRRELDVILERWIENHRQQRKVSGTKHNDSDFVDVMLSLAEQGKLSHLQYDANTCIKTTCLALILGGSETSPSTLTWAISLLLNNKDMLKKVQDEIDIHVGRDRNVEDSDIKNLVYLQAIIKETLRLYPAAPLLGHREAMEDCTVAGYNVPCGTRLIVNVWKIQRDPKVYMEPNEFRPERFITGEAKDFDVRGQNFELMPFGSGRRSCPGPSLAMQMLHLGLARFLHSFEVKTVLDRPVDMSESPGLTITKATPLEVLINPRLKRELFV; encoded by the exons ATGGATACTtccctcttttctttatttgtttcaatccttgttttcgtttttatcgctcttttcaagaaatcaaagaaaccaaaatatgtaaaagCTCCTGCACCAAGTGGTGCATGGCCCATCATTGGTCATCTCCACCTTCTCGGTGGCAAGGAACAGCTTCTTTACCGAACCTTAGGAAAAATGGCTGACCACTACGGTCCAGCCATGTCGCTACGACTTGGGAGCAGTGAAACATTTGTTGGGAGCAGTTTTGAGGTGGCTAAAGATTGTTTTACTGTGAACGACAAAGCCTTGGCTTCTCTTATGACTGCAGCCGCAAAGCACATGGGTTACGTTTTCTGGCTCGAGATGCGTAAAATCGCAATGATCGAGCTCCTTTCTAACCGGCGCCTTCAGATGCTCAACAACGTTCGTGTTTCTGAGATCTCAATgg GTGTGAAAGATTTGTATTCCTTATGGGTCAAGAAAGGTGGTTCAGAACCAGTAATGGTTGATCTAAAGAGCTGGTTAGAGGACATGATTGCGAACATGATCATGAGAATGGTGGCCGGAAAGCGATACTTTGGAGGCGGCGGCGCAGAATCCTCGGAACATACCGAAGAGGCAAGGCAATGGAGAAAGGGCATCGCGAAATTCTTTCACCTCGTCGGTATATTCACCGTGTCTGATGCTTTTCCGAAACTAGGGTGGCTTGATTTGCAAGGACAtgagaaggagatgaagcaGACAAGAAGAGAGTTAGATGTGATCCTTGAAAGATGGATTGAAAACCATCGACAACAACGCAAAGTTTCAGGAACGAAACACAATGATTCAGACTTCGTCGACGTTATGTTGTCGCTTGCAGAACAAGGCAAACTCTCGCATCTTCAATACGATGCCAATACGTGCATCAAAACTACCTGCCTG GCACTAATTCTTGGAGGAAGTGAGACTTCACCATCAACCCTTACATGGgccatttctcttcttctaaacAATAAGGACATGTTAAAGAAAGTACAAGATGAGATAGACATCCACGTCGGCAGAGACAGGAACGTTGAGGATTCAGACATAAAAAATCTGGTATATCTTCAAGCGATTATCAAAGAAACATTGAGATTGTATCCAGCTGCTCCTCTCTTAGGCCATCGAGAGGCGATGGAAGATTGCACGGTCGCAGGTTACAACGTTCCGTGCGGCACAAGACTCATAGTGAACGTATGGAAAATCCAAAGAGATCCGAAAGTTTATATGGAACCAAACGAGTTCAGACCAGAGAGGTTTATCACAGGAGAAGCAAAAGATTTTGATGTTAGAGGACAAAACTTTGAGCTGATGCCATTTGGTTCGGGAAGAAGATCATGCCCAGGCCCTTCATTGGCCATGCAAATGCTTCATTTAGGTCTTGCTCGTTTCCTTCATTCATTTGAAGTGAAAACTGTATTGGATAGGCCTGTTGACATGAGTGAGAGCCCTGGCTTAACCATTACTAAAGCTACGCCTCTTGAGGTTCTGATCAATCCACGTCTTAAGAGAGAGCTTTTTGTGTGA
- a CDS encoding uncharacterized protein (unknown protein; Has 4 Blast hits to 4 proteins in 1 species: Archae - 0; Bacteria - 0; Metazoa - 0; Fungi - 0; Plants - 4; Viruses - 0; Other Eukaryotes - 0 (source: NCBI BLink).), producing MLTGLVVDISMTSTAPTSPSRSESRQLQDPFGEVETKTQNDSVVSNKDKGLLGQKPNDNKTIKELKPKSAVSSYISQRSIPPVQANKTRVDTRKRSVMKGCTDPIITTNRFDCLATCET from the coding sequence ATGCTTACAGGTTTGGTTGTTGATATTAGCATGACCTCCACTGCTCCGACATCACCTTCAAGATCTGAATCCAGACAGCTTCAAGATCCCTTTGGAGAAGTCGAAACGAAGACTCAAAACGACAGTGTCGTGAGTAACAAAGACAAAGGCCTATTGGGCCAGAAGCCCAAtgacaacaaaacaataaaagagcTGAAGCCCAAATCTGCTGTGTCCTCTTACATCAGCCAACGGTCGATCCCACCTGTACAAGCAAACAAAACCAGAGTGGATACAAGGAAGAGGAGCGTGATGAAGGGCTGTACGGATCCAATCATCACCACAAATAGGTTTGATTGTCTGGCAACCTGCGAGACCTAA
- the CYP82C2 gene encoding cytochrome P450, family 82, subfamily C, polypeptide 2 (''cytochrome P450, family 82, subfamily C, polypeptide 2'' (CYP82C2); FUNCTIONS IN: electron carrier activity, monooxygenase activity, iron ion binding, oxygen binding, heme binding; INVOLVED IN: oxidation reduction; LOCATED IN: endomembrane system; CONTAINS InterPro DOMAIN/s: Cytochrome P450 (InterPro:IPR001128), Cytochrome P450, conserved site (InterPro:IPR017972), Cytochrome P450, E-class, group I (InterPro:IPR002401); BEST Arabidopsis thaliana protein match is: cytochrome P450, family 82, subfamily C, polypeptide 4 (TAIR:AT4G31940.1); Has 33251 Blast hits to 33030 proteins in 1722 species: Archae - 60; Bacteria - 4009; Metazoa - 11748; Fungi - 6717; Plants - 9506; Viruses - 3; Other Eukaryotes - 1208 (source: NCBI BLink).), whose amino-acid sequence MDTSLFSLFVPILVFVFIALFKKSKKPKHVKAPAPSGAWPIIGHLHLLSGKEQLLYRTLGKMADQYGPAMSLRLGSSETFVVSSFEVAKDCFTVNDKALASRPITAAAKHMGYDCAVFGFAPYSAFWREMRKIATLELLSNRRLQMLKHVRVSEISMVMQDLYSLWVKKGGSEPVMVDLKSWLEDMSLNMMVRMVAGKRYFGGGSLSPEDAEEARQCRKGVANFFHLVGIFTVSDAFPKLGWFDFQGHEKEMKQTGRELDVILERWIENHRQQRKVSGTKHNDSDFVDVMLSLAEQGKFSHLQHDAITSIKSTCLALILGGSETSPSTLTWAISLLLNNKDMLKKAQDEIDIHVGRDRNVEDSDIENLVYIQAIIKETLRLYPAGPLLGHREAIEDCTVAGYNVRRGTRMLVNVWKIQRDPRVYMEPNEFRPERFITGEAKEFDVRGQNFELMPFGSGRRSCPGSSLAMQVLHLGLARFLQSFDVKTVMDMPVDMTESPGLTIPKATPLEILISPRLKEGLYV is encoded by the exons ATGGATACTtccctcttttctttatttgttccaatccttgttttcgtttttattgctctttttaagaaatcaaagaaaccaaaacatgtaaaagCTCCTGCACCAAGTGGTGCGTGGCCCATCATCGGTCATCTTCACCTTCTCAGTGGCAAGGAACAGCTTCTTTACCGAACCTTAGGAAAAATGGCTGACCAGTACGGTCCAGCCATGTCGCTACGACTTGGGAGCAGTGAAACATTTGTTGTGAGCAGTTTTGAGGTGGCTAAAGATTGTTTTACTGTGAACGACAAAGCCTTGGCTTCACGTCCTATTACTGCAGCCGCAAAGCACATGGGTTACGATTGTGCTGTTTTCGGGTTTGCGCCTTATAGCGCTTTCTGGCGTGAGATGCGTAAAATCGCAACCCTCGAGCTACTTTCTAACCGGCGGCTTCAGATGCTCAAGCATGTCCGTGTTTCTGAGATCTCAATgg TTATGCAAGATTTGTATTCCTTGTGGGTCAAGAAAGGTGGTTCAGAACCAGTAATGGTTGATCTAAAGAGCTGGTTAGAGGATATGAGTCTGAACATGATGGTGAGAATGGTGGCCGGAAAGCGATACTTTGGAGGCGGCTCGTTATCCCCTGAAGATGCCGAAGAGGCAAGGCAATGCAGAAAGGGCGTCGCAAATTTCTTTCACCTCGTCGGTATATTCACCGTGTCCGATGCTTTTCCGAAACTAGGGTGGTTTGATTTTCAAGGACAtgagaaggagatgaagcaAACAGGAAGAGAATTAGATGTGATCCTTGAAAGATGGATTGAAAACCATCGACAACAACGAAAAGTTTCAGGAACGAAACACAATGATTCAGACTTCGTCGACGTTATGCTGTCGCTTGCAGAACAAGGCAAATTCTCGCATCTTCAACATGATGCAATTACTAGCATTAAATCTACCTGCCTG GCACTGATTCTTGGAGGAAGTGAGACTTCACCATCAACCCTTACATGGgccatttctcttcttctaaacAATAAGGACATGTTAAAGAAAGCACAAGATGAGATCGACATCCACGTCGGCAGAGACAGGAACGTCGAGGATTCAGACATAGAAAATCTGGTGTATATTCAAGCGATTATCAAAGAAACATTGAGATTGTATCCAGCTGGTCCTCTCTTAGGCCATCGAGAGGCGATAGAAGATTGCACGGTCGCTGGTTACAACGTTCGTCGCGGCACAAGAATGTTAGTGAATGTATGGAAAATCCAAAGAGATCCGAGGGTTTATATGGAGCCAAACGAATTTCGACCAGAGAGGTTTATCACAGGAGAAGCAAAAGAGTTCGATGTAAGAGGACAAAACTTTGAGCTGATGCCATTTGGTTCGGGAAGAAGATCATGCCCAGGCTCTTCATTGGCCATGCAAGTGCTTCATTTAGGTCTTGCTCGTTTCCTTCAATCATTTGACGTGAAAACTGTTATGGATATGCCTGTTGATATGACTGAGAGCCCTGGCTTAACCATTCCTAAAGCCACGCCTCTTGAGATTCTGATCAGTCCACGTCTTAAGGAAGGGCTTTATGTGTGA
- a CDS encoding PPPDE thiol peptidase family protein (unknown protein; CONTAINS InterPro DOMAIN/s: Protein of unknown function DUF247, plant (InterPro:IPR004158), Protein of unknown function DUF862, eukaryotic (InterPro:IPR008580); BEST Arabidopsis thaliana protein match is: Plant protein of unknown function (DUF247) (TAIR:AT5G11290.1); Has 1967 Blast hits to 1844 proteins in 183 species: Archae - 0; Bacteria - 6; Metazoa - 223; Fungi - 83; Plants - 1477; Viruses - 0; Other Eukaryotes - 178 (source: NCBI BLink).) — MFCRNVSVRRKKNSGTVPVYLNVYDLTPMNVYGYWLGIGIYHSGLEVHGVEYGYGAHEKSSSGIFEVEPKKCPGFTFRKSILVGETEMKAKEVRSFMEKLSEEYQGNKYHLITRNCNHFCNHVSLKLTHKSIPSWVNRLARLGFLCNCVLPACLNETKVKRVGKDGKLLLEGENTKKKKRKKKIRRSRSGPLSSSSSNARLDNTPTHNRSISTGNPPLSASPSCPLRPRLPSVASGAEDQNPPSRYLNASFCSEVQCHRLCFAYERMNQNEGDALVDSIKAKLAFLSSLSTKCCIYKVPNKLRRLNPDAYTPRLVSFGPLHRGKEELQAMEDQKYRYLLSFIPRTNSSLEDLVRLARTWEQNARSCYAEDVKLHSDEFVEMLVVDGSFLVELLLRSHYPRLRGENDRIFGNSMMITDVCRDMILIENQLPFFVVKEIFLLLLNYYQQGTPSIIQLAQRHFSYFLSRIDDEKFITEPEHFVDLLRSCYLPQFPIKLEYTTVKVDNAPEATELHTAGVRFKPAETSSCLLDISFADGVLKIPTIVVDDLTESLYKNIIGFEQCRCSNKNFLDYIMLLGCFIKSPTDADLLIHSGIIVNYLGNSVDVSNLFNSISKEVIYDRRFYFSMLSENLQAYCNTPWNRWKAILRRDYFHNPWAVASVFAALLLLLLTFIQSVCSILAL; from the exons atgttttGCAGAAACGTATCGGTGAGGCGGAAGAAGAATTCTGGTACGGTACCGGTTTATCTGAATGTTTACGATCTTACCCCAATGAATGTTTATGGTTACTGGCTCGGAATTGGGATCTATCACTCTGGTCTCGAAG TTCATGGGGTTGAGTATGGATACGGGGCACACGAGAAATCGAGCTCGGGGATTTTTGAGGTGGAGCCAAAGAAGTGTCCTGGTTTCACATTCAGGAAATCGATTCTTGTTGGTGAAACAGAGATGAAGGCTAAAGAAGTTCGAAGCTTTATGGAGAAATTATCAGAAGAGTATCAGGGTAACAAGTACCATCTCATCACAAGGAACTGCAACCATTTCTGCAACCATGTTTCTTTGAAACTTACTCACAAATCAATCCCTAGTTGGGTCAACCGTCTTGCTCGCTTAG GTTTCCTCTGCAACTGTGTCTTGCCGGCTTGCTTGAACGAGACTAAAGTGAAGCGGGTAGGAAAAGACGGGAAGCTGCTCTTGGAAGGAGAAaatacgaagaagaagaagaggaagaagaaaatacgAAGAAGCCGATCAGGTCCTttatcttcgtcttcttcaaatGCAAGATTAGATAATACTCCTACACATAACAGATCAATATCAACGGGTAATCCTCCTCTTTCTGCTTCTCCATCTTGTCCTTTGAGACCTCGACTTCCTTCTGTTGCATCTGGAGCTGAAGATCAAAATCCTCCAAGC AGATACCTCAACGCCAGCTTCTGCAGTGAAGTGCAATGTC ACCGGCTTTGCTTTGCATATGAGAGGATGAATCAGAATGAAGGTGACGCCCTTGTCGATTCCATCAAAGCGAAGTTAGcctttttatcttctctttcCACCAAATGCTGTATATACAAGGTACCTAATAAGCTCCGCAGACTCAATCCTGATGCATATACGCCTCGGCTTGTGTCTTTTGGCCCGCTTCATCGTGGTAAAGAAGAGCTTCAAGCTATGGAAGATCAGAAATACAGGTATTTGCTGAGTTTTATCCCTAGAACGAACTCTAGTCTAGAGGACCTTGTTAGACTTGCTAGGACTTGGGAACAAAATGCTCGCAGCTGTTATGCAGAAGATGTGAAACTTCATAGCGATGAGTTTGTTGAGATGTTAGTTGTAGATGGTAGCTTCTTGGTTGAACTTCTTTTGAGGTCTCATTATCCTCGACTTAGAGGCGAGAATGATCGCATATTTGGCAATTCAATGATGATCACCGACGTGTGCCGTGACATGATTTTGATAGAAAATCAGTTACCCTTTTTCGTTGTGAAGGAgatatttcttctcttgttgaATTACTACCAACAAGGAACACCTTCAATCATACAGCTCGCGCAACGCCACTTCAGTTATTTCTTGAGCCGCATTGATGATGAGAAGTTTATTACAGAGCCAGAACATTTTGTTGATCTTCTGAGGTCTTGTTATCTGCCACAGTTTCCAATTAAATTAGAATACACTACAGTGAAAGTGGACAATGCACCTGAAGCAACAGAGCTTCACACTGCTGGTGTTAGGTTCAAGCCAGCAGAGACCAGTAGTTGTTTACTTGACATTAGTTTTGCTGATGGAGTACTGAAGATTCCAACCATTGTCGTCGATGATCTCACGGAATCCCTCTACAAAAACATCATTGGGTTTGAACAATGTCGTTGCTCAAATAAAAACTTCCTCGACTACATCATGCTGCTCGGTTGCTTCATTAAATCCCCTACAGATGCTGACTTGCTCATCCACAGTGGGATCATCGTAAACTATCTCGGGAACTCAGTAGATGTTTCAAACTTGTTCAATAGCATCAGCAAAGAGGTTATCTATGACAGAAGATTCTACTTTTCGATGCTCTCTGAGAACCTTCAAGCTTACTGCAACACACCATGGAACAGGTGGAAGGCGATTCTGAGACGTGACTACTTCCACAATCCTTGGGCAGTTGCTTCTGTTTTTGCAGCTttacttcttctccttctcactTTCATACAGTCCGTATGCTCTATCTTGGCTCTGTAA
- a CDS encoding Ribosomal protein L39 family protein (Ribosomal protein L39 family protein; FUNCTIONS IN: structural constituent of ribosome; INVOLVED IN: translation; LOCATED IN: ribosome, cytosolic large ribosomal subunit; EXPRESSED IN: 23 plant structures; EXPRESSED DURING: 13 growth stages; CONTAINS InterPro DOMAIN/s: Ribosomal protein L39e, conserved site (InterPro:IPR020083), Ribosomal protein L39e (InterPro:IPR000077); BEST Arabidopsis thaliana protein match is: Ribosomal protein L39 family protein (TAIR:AT3G02190.1); Has 30201 Blast hits to 17322 proteins in 780 species: Archae - 12; Bacteria - 1396; Metazoa - 17338; Fungi - 3422; Plants - 5037; Viruses - 0; Other Eukaryotes - 2996 (source: NCBI BLink).) encodes MPSHKSFMIKKKLGKKMRQNRPIPHWIRLRTDNTIRYNAKRRHWRRTKLGF; translated from the exons ATG CCGTCGCACAAGTCGTTTATGATTAAGAAGAAGTTGggaaagaagatgagacaGAACAGGCCTATTCCTCACTGGATTCGTCTTCGTACCGACAACACCATCAG GTACAATGCCAAGCGCAGGCACTGGCGTAGAACCAAGCTCGGATTCTAA